In the genome of Mytilus edulis chromosome 3, xbMytEdul2.2, whole genome shotgun sequence, one region contains:
- the LOC139514735 gene encoding emopamil-binding protein-like produces MTANASLINTVTIISLSATAVYLGLSVFLGFYLGRRKSQTEKWITTWLVFDALIHFTFEGPFVLLSLYGTIKESDHFTASLWKEYAQADKRWGVADPTIVSLEILTVFLDGPLCVILIYAILKNKFYRHYVQLVLCVCELYGGWMTFCPEWLTKSENLDTSNALYLWIYLVFFNGVWVVIPLYLMWHSWVEMKRCMTTLAVTDGGHGTEVTETTTVTTTTSRHKYNTRTRPKKED; encoded by the exons ATGACAGCAAATGCCAGCTTGATAAACACAGTTACAATTATTTCACTAAGTGCAACAGCAGTTTATCTGGGGCTTAGTGTTTTCCTAGGTTTTTATTTGGGACGAAGGAAAAGCCAGACTGAAAAATGGATTACAACCTGGCTTGTTTTTGATGCACTTATACACTTTACTTTT GAAGGTCCTTTTGTTTTGTTATCTCTCTATGGTACAATCAAAGAGTCAGACCATTTCACTGCTTCCCTCT GGAAAGAATATGCTCAAGCTGATAAAAGATGGGGTGTTGCAGACCCAACCATTGTATCTTTAGAAATATTAACAGTATTTTTGGATGGGCCGCTATGTGTAATTTTAATCTATGCCATTTTGAAGAACAAGTTTTATCGTCATTATGTGCAGTTAGTTCTGTGTGTTTGTGAATTGTATGGAG gtTGGATGACATTTTGTCCAGAATGGCTAACAAAAAGTGAGAACCTAGATACCAGTAATGCTTTGTATCTGTGGATCTACCTGGTGTTCTTTAATGGTGTGTGGGTTGTCATTCCACTCTACCTGATGTGGCATTCATGGGTGGAGATGAAACGTTGTATGACTACATTAGCTGTAACAGACGGAGGTCATGGCACAGAGGTCACTGAAACAACAACTGTCACCACAACAACCTCTCGTCATAAATATAATACTAGGACTAGGCCGAAAAAAGAAGATTga
- the LOC139514729 gene encoding importin subunit alpha-4-like, giving the protein MEKVTENLEQKGRSQQFKNKGKDAEEMRRRRTEVTIELRKNKREQHVLKRRNVPAQDSTDSDEIEKLPNQSLKTIVENAASEEPNVQLSAVQAARKLLSSDRNPPIDDLISSGILPILVNCLLKDDLPSLQFEAAWALTNIASGTSRQTQAVVNAGAVPLFLRLLSSPHQNVCEQAVWALGNIIGDGPECRDYVIKEGAVKPLLAFINPSIPLPFLRNVAWVIVNLCRNKEPPPPLETIQEILPALNQLIHHTDINILVDTVWALSYLTDGGNEQIQMVIDSSVVPFLVPLLSHPDVKVQTAALRAVGNIVTGTDEQTQIVLSCDALSHFPSLLTHPKEKINKEAVWFLSNITAGNQTQVQAVIDAGLIPLIIHHLVRGDFQTKKEAAWAISNLTISGRKEQVHFVVENGVIPPFCDLLSVKDTQVVNVVLDGINNILKMAGTEVDHICQLIEECQGLDKIETLQNHENEEIYKLAYDIIDQYFSEDIEEDPNLAPEQQNNAFQFDPNAQVPQEGFKF; this is encoded by the exons ATGGAAAAAGTGACTGAAAATCTTGAACAAAAGGGTAGATCCCAACAGTTCAAAAATAAAGGAAAGGATGCTGAG gAAATGCGTAGAAGAAGAACTGAAGTTACCATCGAATTAAGAAAG AACAAAAGAGAGCAACATGTTCTGAAAAGGAGAAATGTACCTGCCCAGGATAGTACAGATTCTGATGAGATTGAAAAATTACCAAATCAGTCATTAAAGACTATTGTTGAGAATGCTGCCAGTGAAGAACCAAATGTCCAACTGAGTGCTGTTCAAGCAGCAAG gaaATTACTTTCAAGTGACAGAAATCCACCAATAGACGATTTGATTTCATCCGGAATTTTACCAATACttgttaattgtttattgaaAGATGATCT TCCATCTTTGCAGTTTGAAGCAGCATGGGCTCTCACAAACATAGCATCAGGAACATCACGGCAGACTCAAGCTGTAGTAAATGCTG GTGCAGTTCCATTATTTCTAAGACTTTTATCATCACCCCACCAAAATGTATGTGAACAGGCTGTATGGGCTTTAGGAAATATAATAG GGGATGGTCCTGAATGTAGAGATTATGTGATAAAAGAAGGAGCTGTGAAGCCATTACTGGCCTTTATAAATCCTAGTATTCCGTTACCTTTCCTCAGAAACGTAGCATGGgttattgttaatttatgtagAAATAAAGAGCCACCTCCACCATTGGAAACTATACAAGAAATTTTACCTGCTTTGAACCAGTTAATACATCACACAGATATAAAT attttAGTTGATACAGTATGGGCATTATCATATTTAACAGATGGTGGTAACGAACAGATACAGATGGTGATAGATTCAAGTGTTGTCCCGTTTTTAGTTCCTTTATTAAGTCATCCTGATGTAAAAGTACAG ACAGCAGCACTTAGAGCTGTGGGTAATATTGTAACTGGTACGGATGAACAGACTCAAATAGTATTATCATGTGATGCTCTGTCACATTTCCCGTCGTTACTCACTCATCCTAAAGAAAAAATCAATAAG GAAGCAGTATGGTTTTTATCAAACATCACAGCTGGAAACCAGACACAAGTTCAAGCTGTTATAGATGCTGGATTAATTCCATTAATAATTCATCATTTAGTTAGG GGTGACTTTCAAACAAAGAAAGAAGCAGCATGGGCAATAAGTAATTTAACGATAAGTGGCAGGAAAGAACAG GTGCATTTTGTGGTAGAAAACGGAGTTATTCCTCCATTCTGTGACTTACTCAGTGTTAAAGACACTCAAGTTGTTAATGTTGTTTTGGATGGCATAAATAATATATTGAAAATGGCTGGAACAGAAGTGGATCACATTTGTCAACTTATTGAAGAATGTCAAG GCTTAGATAAAATAGAAACTTTACAGAATCATGAGAATGAAGAGATATATAAACTAGCATATGATATAATTGATCAATATTTCTCTGAAGAT